The genomic interval tctgTCTTTGAACTTTGTTGTTACTTTTTGGGATAATAATATATGGTACAATTTTATTGGTGGGGATGATTCGGATCATAAATAGTCTTTAAGTATAGAAGTTGAATGccacaaagaaaaatataataattctaCATATCAGTATGATTGTTTACAGTAATATAATGAATCAGAAGGATGAAGGTTGACTTGACATTAGATTTTTCAAAGTCTTGTGCTGTATTGGGTATTTGTGGACCAAGATTTTGTACGGTTGGAATCACACATTCACATCTTGATAGTTGGATGAAGATCGGATGGCTCATTCTTCCTTCATCGAATCTTCTTTGAAAACTCGAAATATGAATTATCTGATCTTCATCTTTGTGTCATCCAAGGTTCATGTTTGTATGAATACATGACTATAGAGAACCTAATTTCGATATTTACGGTCTTGTCAcgtaaattcaaaatttatgcTGTAAACAATACTCACAGTAGCCATAGTCATCTCAACAGTTGGTTGAAGGTTGCCATGTTCACATTCTGAAATCACTACATCGAATTTACGAtagaaatttaatttgaaatatgaaCCATCGGATCTTATTCTAATGACTGAAGTGATTGCATGAATGTTTAACTCTATCTAATCCATTTCCTTTTACTATATCATAGTTCacctttcaattttatcaaatccatttACTTATACTATAATGTAGTACACCTTTTTGAATTTGTCTTTGAAATCATTATCATAAGAATCAATACAAATATGAAATTCAAAACCAACACATCGTTCACGTTCACTTTGTCTAACACAAAGCTACTTTCTTTTGTGTGTGCAAATTGCAGGGGCAGAGACAGACAAAGGAAGGGGCAATGGCGTTACTTCTCATTCACATTATCAGGTTACATATTTGTGCCTTTATAACAACAAACTTTTTGCAAaacaaagtaataattaattgagAATAATTTTGATAGACCGACAACATAAAACTTTTACACTGGCAACCAATTACATACCACCATTTGCATGACTTTTATGTTAGATATAATGAAAATCAAACTGTTTTAAAGATCAAACCGTTATGATTgactaaaaatgtaaaaaatctTTGCAGGGTCAATGCATATGAAACTAAATCGTAATTATTTAGGCTTGTCACCACTTATTTAATTGAACTTTCTTCATTTTCTGTGTTAACAGAGTTCTGCTGTCACCAATGACACTGATCATACATCTAATAGTTCAATTGGAGACACTGTATACatatttgtatatgtatacATAATAGCCCTTTGTGCTCATTCAGTTTTCGAGGGTTTAGCAATTGGAGTTTCTGAGACAAAAGCAGATGCATGGAAAGCCTTGTGGACAATCTGTTTGCACAAGATATTTGCAGCCATTTCCATGGGAATTGCACTCCTTAGAATGGTTCCGAATCGACCGCTACTATCATGTGCAGCCTATGCTTTTGCATTTGCAATCTCTAGTCCAATTGGTGTGGCCATTGGGATTGTTTTAGATGCAACAACACAAGGTCCTGTTGCAGATTGGACTTTTGCTATATCAATGGGACTAGCTTGTGGTGTGTTTATCTATGTTTCGATAAACCATCTCTTTGCTAAAGGTTATGTGCCTCACAAACATACAAAAGTTGATACACCTTATATGAAGTTTTTGGCTGTGTTGTTGGGGATAGGAGTTATTGCTGTTGTGATGATCTGGGATACCTAAGATGCTTCAGAAGGAAGAGGCATCATAATGTGTTAATTAATAGCTTGATTCTACGATAGGTTATCTTAGcttctttctttttaattgtttattatatgCTTTTGATTTAATAATATCATCAGTTTTGAAAGATAGCAACGAATTTGTTTTATTAGGATGGTATATAGTTCAATGATGTCCAGTTTTGCCTCATTTCAATTTAGGCAATAACCTATTACTCTATTTGTTCCATAGGTGCAGGTTACAAATTTCAATACTCCTGTTCTTCAAATTTCAACACTCTCCATGTGCAAGAGCATGTTTTGTGTATTATGTTTTGAAGTCATAATGCTCCACAATTtttgccattttttttttttaacttctattACTATTAGGGAAAATGAACTCTAATGAATCGCAATTTAATCCAGAAATAAGTAAAGACTAACAAAATTTGAACTAAAATATTCATGATTGATTCATCTTAATTGAAGCATACATTTCGAGGTAAGAGTGTATGTTAAAGATTGTGGGTGTACGCCTCTATGTTGTATTTTGGAAATAGTGTACATAGACATAGTTATTTGACATTTTGACCATTGATCCATACTCTAAAAAACAATGCAAGGAGCAAGTGTGTCTCTAAGGACCATaacaaaacttaacacttattAAAAATACTTGGTGAAGATTTGAAGGCGTGAGACTAGACAAAGATATGAGATACATTGCCAAGAGAATGgacaaattatatttagttgTCTCATAACAAAATGAACCACAatctttttttctattttttttcctgaAAGTATGTTCAGTTTTGTTTAAcatactatttttttctttcagttgttagataatattattatatattagtaataagggtattttagacaattctagacaattctagacaattctattcttttatatatatactcattgtaaccctattaactttacattttatgttatgaaaccctagagtggttgtttctcttcttcctctttcttcctcttttcttcgttaacatggtatctagagcctatttcgatcctccttgaatgATCCCGCTtctattccgctgtcgagttcccaacaattagggaatataattatagtttctcttttctaacattccaatattcagTGAGATGTTTTCGGTAAACCGTGTCCCAATTCTGGTTTACCCCTTCTTTatagcttttcgtttattttcagTAGATCagtcggaaaaaaaaattattagggtTCTATATACCTTTCCACAACCCAATAGGGTTTGGCGCTCTAACCAACCGAACTAAAAAGAACAATGGGgtggtaaagtttactttgagaatcattattatttgcatggttattgggggattttgattgatcgttatgaagagatgattgagaattatcatcctgattttgggatctaccgtagagaagagagagactattttttatagaaaagacaaccaccaaaagagaaaagagaagagtaaccctgtTCCCGATTTTGGgaaatcagtctcacaaaaacatcgattgcgcattcgttaaccgttggatttggctgatttttggacagcaggttcataacattcaggtcttcgtcttcaatgGTCGGATCGGTAAAACGACGTTTGtagggggagaaatcgtgctcgcacagcaccaggttatccctaatttattttatctcagtgattgtgtttgtcgtatttttctgtattatttgtatggctttgagagaaggtttggaggttcattgtgttgttttgaaaaatgggttttgtgttaatttgtatgttgggacttctttggttgatatgtatgTGAAGTTTGGTTTTTTGGGTAGTGCTAggaaggtgtttgatgaaatgtttgtgagaagtttggtttCTTGGACTGCTGTTATTGTTGGGTATGCTAGGTGTGGGGATATGAGTGAGGCCAGGAAGCTTTTTGATGTTATGCATGATAGAGATATTGCtgcttctaatgttatgattgatgggtatgtgaaaatggagtgtatggatttggcgagggatttgtttgataagatgaaggataagaatgttatttcttggactagtatggttcatggttattgtgaggatgatgatgttgtggcggctagatttatgtttgattgtatgcctgtcaagaatGTGCTTAGTTGGAATGCGATGATTAGGGGATATTGTGAGAATAGACGACCACACGATGCGTTGAAGTTGTTTTGGGAAATGAGGGGAAGTTTGGATGTGGAAATGAATAAAGTGACGGTTGCGAGTGTTCTTCCTGCTGTTGCTGATTTGAGTTCTTTGGATTTGGGTGTTTGGATTCATGGGTTTGTGCAAAGGAAACgacttgatgaagatgttcaCGTGTGTAATgctttggttgatatgtatgaaaaatgtggggaaattggaaaagctaaattgttttttgaggagatgaatgaaaaagatacatcgtcgtggaatgctttgataaatggttatggtgtcaatggttgtgcgaaggaagcgttagaagtattcgcagcaatgttacgggaaggatttgaaccgaatgagataacaatgactagtgtgttatctgcttgcaaccattgtggtttggtagaggaaggaagaagatgcttcaaagaaatggagagatttggaattgtgcctcagattgagcattatggttgtatgattgaccttctaggaagggttggatacttggatgaggctgaaaatttgatcttctgtgttgtcgctctgtctgttgcttcttctgtttgattgctaatctctctagtgatttgctttgttgcttctctctttgtttagtttggtttgatatgatttagttttgtttggttctatttggtttggtttgtttggatttggtttcgtggtgctacttctttggtggttcctatctgttgattttgatatggttgttgctccttggtttgtttggatttggtttcgtggtgctacttctttggtggttcctatctgttttttttttagttgacaaactctcgatgctccatgttaatgcatcgtgagtttgaggggagatgttagataatattattatatattagtagtaagggtattttagacaattctattcttttatatatatactcattgtaaccctattaactttagttttggttcattctatgttatgaaaccctagagtggttgtttttcttcttcctttttcttcctcttttctttgttaacatcAGTTACACTCAAATAGgttacgtgaactcaattcacgtatcCTATATAAACTTAATTTACTATGTacgtaaatttaattttatgtaaattCATTTTGTGTAAGTAATTTATTTAGGTGTAACTGAAAAAAAACAGAGGTGTGACTAATAACAATGAAGTATATTTTGGTGAGTTATGCTATTGGTGAGTTAGATCTTAGTAGTTCACTACAATcgagaaaaaactaaaaaattaaaataaaataaaaaaacgctTATAAATATACTTATATATTATTCATCAACCGTCTTTATATcgaaaacaaaatttgaatctACACCTGCAAAGGTATGAGCTAAATACTTATCAATCAACTATTTTTCTTTGGCaattaaaacacaatttgaTTCTAAAACTAAATAtcactatatttttatttatttattttggttttaaccCTTCAATTTCTAGAGAATAGAGTCCTAAAAGTTCGAATGGAAAGTAAAtaaagtttaataaaataattgtttcaacTAAGATTTtctttaaatgaaatttattaaccACTTGAACTCAATTACTTGTTTAATATCATTATATTTATGAATAATAAACTCAAACTCGTATAAATcattcttataaaaatttatatttgtttggatttataaATATCACAGTAATTAACAGCAAACTCCttcattttatttcattttctagGGACACCAAACCAATATTTTAGAAATCCTCTAAATAAAAACctatatttttagaaatcaaATCGAACTAATCGATTAGTGTAGTCAGGTAGGATTGAACTAATACTAAACCGTGATTTGTtgatcttatatttttttttattacaaatcaTTTATAACAAGGATATGTTTGGTAAAAAGTAATGGATGACACATAAGTTAATTAACAGTAGATGAATTTATAGAGAATAAGTTAGTTAACATATAgtagataaattaatagattGAATTGAAACAATTAGTAAAACTATCCATTCaactaattgataaatataaaataatataaaaatatatttttaattaatatttaatttaattaatgagaaaataaatatgataaattataacttttaaacGATGCTTAAAATAACATATCAGAAAACattataaacttataaaaaacaattataagctCGTGAGAAAAAAAATCGTTATCAAGTATCTCTATTTTGATCATACTAGCTTTTATGCTATTAACTCTCTTTTATAAATTACTCGCTATAAGTTAGTTGTTTGTTCTAGGAAAAGAGGGTTTAAATAACATATTGTTGATcgtaaataaattcaatttgttTCTAGTATAAATAAgacaattagaaaataaaaacgcATAATTATAAGAATTTAATCTATATACTTTtcagtgtaaatatttttatattgtcagTCAATCGTTGTTaaatcattataaatatttgacttttactAAAATTACCTTTAAAATCATCCctgtaaataattgtgatgcGTTGATACTGTAAAACTTTTGATATTGAcaacacatattaattaaactCTAATTATAATCTTTAATCGGAAAAATTATAAGTATGATTCTCCACACTCCATTTTACTAACATATGTTATTAGCTAAATGATTTAGTTCGGATGATATATGAACTTCAATTGAAgataaattattcaaaagaatccaaattctaattaaattaatattttgccAAACTTCTATTACTTCTTAATAGAACTTGGAATTATCTTGGACCTATTATCTTGGTGGAATCAACGACGAAGGATGGAATTAGGGTTGGGGGAGGGTGGTGTGGAGGCATGTTGTAacatcctattttttttttttttttcgaacaaaatatataatttctcATGTGAttccaaacaaacaaataaataatccaTCGTTAAATTAAAATCCATCAGTATTTCAATTAGATACGTAATACTCAAATTGTAAGGTTCAGAAATGTAGTAATAAAATGAGAATTGGCATAGACTAGAgttcaacataaataaatttcctAAAGCTGACCACTACTACTCCTAGAATTAAAAGAGATGTTCCATCTATTCTTCTGAAAACTTTCCCGATTGTGCAAGTAGATTAGGAATGTCATCTGTCCAAaagtaagggtcatctccaaaattcttaccaataaataataaataaataacaataaatagaACAGTACAATACCCACATAATTAGTGACATTATTCCATTCAAGTTGCCACACATACGGTAACAAGATAACAGAATCATGTTTAcgtaattaataattattagttcATCCAAAACAACAACCAGGAAGTACacttaaaatacaaatatattattatgatatctgtataattaataataatcgtTACTCCATACAAACAACCTTACAATAGAATACCACAATATCTACatcattaataacattaattcagTCAAACAATTAGGAATCAAGAGATACAGTAATAAAACAAGTacaatatcacatattaattCACCCCAAACTAATAACAGTTACATTCATGAGCATAATATCCACATCATTTATTATTAACATTGCCTCATCCAAACGAACAAATGCAATCGTATACAGATTTATCACTACAATATATACCCCgttaataacattatttcaaCCAATTATCAGNNNNNNNNNNNNNNNNNNNNNNNNNNNNNNN from Cicer arietinum cultivar CDC Frontier isolate Library 1 chromosome 5, Cicar.CDCFrontier_v2.0, whole genome shotgun sequence carries:
- the LOC101504492 gene encoding zinc transporter 11; protein product: MSISIRTLFLLSLLLLLFFFTVSAHSGHNDDDGDSDTDSDVQSPHDLRSKSLIFAKVWCLIVIFFATFIAGVSPYVLRWNEAFLILGTQFAGGVFLGTAMMHFLSDANETFDDLTDKKYPFAFMLACAGYLITMLADCVISSLLEKPHSGVDVEGQGAETDKGRGNGVTSHSHYQSSAVTNDTDHTSNSSIGDTVYIFVYVYIIALCAHSVFEGLAIGVSETKADAWKALWTICLHKIFAAISMGIALLRMVPNRPLLSCAAYAFAFAISSPIGVAIGIVLDATTQGPVADWTFAISMGLACGVFIYVSINHLFAKGYVPHKHTKVDTPYMKFLAVLLGIGVIAVVMIWDT
- the LOC105851985 gene encoding pentatricopeptide repeat-containing protein At2g44880-like — encoded protein: MALREGLEVHCVVLKNGFCVNLYVGTSLVDMYVKFGFLGSARKVFDEMFVRSLVSWTAVIVGYARCGDMSEARKLFDVMHDRDIAASNVMIDGYVKMECMDLARDLFDKMKDKNVISWTSMVHGYCEDDDVVAARFMFDCMPVKNVLSWNAMIRGYCENRRPHDALKLFWEMRGSLDVEMNKVTVASVLPAVADLSSLDLGVWIHGFVQRKRLDEDVHVCNALVDMYEKCGEIGKAKLFFEEMNEKDTSSWNALINGYGVNGCAKEALEVFAAMLREGFEPNEITMTSVLSACNHCGLVEEGRRCFKEMERFGIVPQIEHYGCMIDLLGRVGYLDEAENLIFCVVALSVASSV